A window from Haloarchaeobius amylolyticus encodes these proteins:
- a CDS encoding alpha-ketoacid dehydrogenase subunit beta, whose product MSAQTAAAELDGMETERLTVRESIRLALREELRRDEDVFVMGEDVGDFGGVLEVTGDLIEEFGEERIRDTPIAEAGFTGAATGAAATGTRPVVEIMFSDFMGVSMEQIMNQMAKMRYMFGGKTEMPVTVRTTEGGGMGAASQHSGTVHAWIAQFPGLKAVAPGTAAAAKGLTKAAIRSDDPVFVFENKMIYEQKGEVPTDPDFTIPIGEAAVEREGADVTVVATQRMVGESLDVAENLAGDVSVEVIDPRSLYPLDTETIVESLRKTGRMVVADESPLSYGVHAEVIARAQEEAFFSLDAPIQRVGTPDTHIPFSPPLEQEVLPDGDEVEAAIRRIT is encoded by the coding sequence ATGAGCGCCCAGACCGCCGCGGCCGAACTCGACGGCATGGAGACCGAGCGGTTGACGGTTCGCGAATCTATCCGACTCGCACTCCGTGAGGAACTGCGCCGCGACGAGGACGTGTTCGTGATGGGCGAGGACGTCGGCGACTTCGGCGGCGTCCTCGAGGTCACCGGTGACCTCATCGAGGAGTTCGGCGAGGAACGCATCCGCGACACGCCCATCGCCGAGGCCGGGTTCACGGGCGCCGCGACCGGCGCGGCCGCGACCGGGACGCGCCCCGTCGTCGAGATCATGTTCTCTGACTTCATGGGCGTCTCGATGGAGCAGATCATGAACCAGATGGCGAAGATGCGCTACATGTTCGGCGGCAAGACGGAGATGCCCGTCACCGTCCGCACCACCGAGGGCGGTGGCATGGGCGCCGCCAGCCAGCACTCCGGGACGGTCCACGCCTGGATCGCGCAGTTCCCCGGCCTGAAGGCGGTCGCGCCGGGCACCGCCGCGGCCGCGAAGGGCCTGACCAAGGCGGCCATCCGGTCGGACGACCCCGTGTTCGTCTTCGAGAACAAGATGATATACGAGCAGAAGGGCGAGGTGCCGACCGACCCGGACTTCACCATCCCCATCGGCGAGGCGGCCGTCGAGCGCGAGGGCGCCGACGTCACCGTGGTCGCGACCCAGCGCATGGTCGGCGAGTCGCTCGACGTCGCGGAGAACCTGGCCGGTGACGTGAGCGTCGAGGTCATCGACCCACGCTCGCTCTATCCGCTGGACACCGAGACCATCGTCGAGAGTCTCCGGAAGACCGGCCGGATGGTGGTCGCGGACGAGAGCCCGCTCTCGTACGGCGTCCACGCCGAGGTCATCGCACGTGCCCAGGAGGAGGCGTTCTTCAGCCTCGACGCGCCCATCCAGCGCGTCGGCACGCCGGACACCCACATCCCGTTCAGCCCGCCACTGGAGCAGGAGGTGCTCCCGGACGGCGACGAGGTCGAGGCTGCCATCCGGCGGATCACGTGA
- a CDS encoding thiamine pyrophosphate-dependent dehydrogenase E1 component subunit alpha, giving the protein MADYSLDTAEGRIEALRRMLTIREFDTRAGQYFADGEIPGFVHLYIGEEAVATGTCAALEPDDYISSTHRGHGHCIAKGLDPNLMMAELFGRETGYCKGKGGSMHIADVDSGMLGANGIVGAGPPLATGAALTIDYQDRDQVALAFFGDGATAQGQVHESINMAATWDLPAIFLIENNQYGEATPVEKQHNVANLSDTAGAYDIPGVTVDGMDVTAVNEAVTEARKRARAGDGPTLIEANTYRYHGHYEGDEQNYRTDEELQQWKDRDPIDSFSQRLIDRGELTEEEFEELEAEVQETIADAIEFAMDSDLPAQEDAYDDMFAEPVPEIEQFAERLRTDGGERGGDAR; this is encoded by the coding sequence ATGGCAGATTATAGCCTGGACACAGCAGAGGGGAGAATCGAGGCCCTGCGCCGGATGTTGACGATCCGCGAGTTCGACACCCGCGCGGGACAGTACTTCGCCGACGGCGAGATTCCCGGGTTCGTGCACCTCTACATCGGGGAGGAGGCGGTCGCGACCGGGACCTGCGCCGCACTCGAACCGGACGACTACATCAGCAGCACACACCGCGGGCACGGCCACTGTATCGCGAAGGGGCTGGACCCGAACCTGATGATGGCCGAACTGTTCGGCCGGGAGACCGGCTACTGCAAGGGCAAGGGCGGGTCGATGCACATCGCGGACGTCGATTCGGGGATGCTCGGTGCCAACGGCATCGTCGGGGCGGGGCCACCACTCGCGACAGGTGCCGCACTCACCATCGACTACCAGGACCGCGACCAGGTGGCACTGGCCTTCTTCGGCGACGGCGCGACCGCCCAGGGGCAGGTCCACGAGTCCATCAACATGGCCGCGACCTGGGACCTTCCCGCCATCTTCCTCATCGAGAACAACCAGTACGGCGAGGCGACGCCGGTCGAAAAGCAGCACAACGTCGCCAACCTCAGCGACACCGCGGGCGCCTACGACATCCCCGGCGTGACCGTCGACGGGATGGACGTGACGGCCGTCAACGAGGCCGTCACCGAGGCACGAAAGCGAGCCCGAGCTGGCGACGGTCCCACGCTCATCGAGGCGAACACCTACCGCTACCACGGACACTACGAGGGTGACGAACAGAACTACCGGACCGACGAGGAACTCCAGCAGTGGAAGGACCGAGACCCGATAGACTCGTTCAGCCAGCGCCTCATCGACCGCGGCGAACTCACCGAGGAGGAGTTCGAGGAGCTGGAGGCAGAGGTCCAGGAGACCATCGCCGACGCCATCGAGTTCGCGATGGACTCCGACCTGCCCGCGCAGGAGGACGCCTACGACGACATGTTCGCCGAGCCAGTTCCAGAGATCGAGCAGTTCGCAGAGCGCCTCCGCACCGACGGTGGCGAGCGCGGAGGTGATGCGCGATGA
- a CDS encoding IclR family transcriptional regulator, whose protein sequence is MPSKPLKSLVRANRVIERLVEMQAATVSELAAEFDMPLSTMYEYVNTLETINYITKQPDGRYRVSSSFLEVGNRVRRNHDIYSTAEPELRRLAEETGEFAGLMIEENDLGVLLSMKKGEKVKRLQVSRTYPGVKSRLHTTAYGKAILSQLPDAKIRDIVEQYGLHPKTQNTLTDVEALLDDIDQVRQRGYAFDDEECFDGMRGIGVPITSRSDDVLAGIALYGPPNRLEDEVFFEEYPAVVQEYADIIRGNHEYS, encoded by the coding sequence CTCGTCGAGATGCAGGCGGCCACGGTCAGCGAACTCGCGGCTGAGTTCGATATGCCCCTGAGCACGATGTACGAGTACGTCAACACCCTCGAGACGATCAACTACATCACGAAGCAGCCGGACGGCCGCTACCGCGTGAGTTCGTCGTTCCTCGAGGTCGGCAACCGCGTCCGGCGGAACCACGACATCTACTCGACGGCGGAACCCGAACTCCGACGGCTGGCCGAGGAGACCGGCGAGTTCGCGGGGCTGATGATCGAGGAGAACGACCTCGGTGTGTTGCTCTCGATGAAGAAGGGCGAGAAGGTGAAGCGACTGCAGGTCAGCCGGACCTACCCGGGCGTCAAGTCCCGGCTCCACACGACGGCCTACGGGAAGGCGATACTGTCCCAGCTCCCCGACGCGAAGATCCGGGACATCGTCGAGCAGTACGGCCTCCACCCGAAGACACAGAACACGCTGACCGACGTCGAGGCACTCCTCGACGACATCGACCAGGTCCGACAGCGCGGGTACGCGTTCGACGACGAGGAGTGCTTCGACGGGATGCGGGGCATCGGCGTGCCGATCACGAGCCGGTCCGACGACGTCCTCGCCGGCATCGCACTGTACGGGCCGCCGAACCGACTCGAGGACGAGGTGTTCTTCGAGGAGTACCCCGCCGTCGTCCAGGAGTACGCGGACATCATCCGGGGGAACCACGAGTACTCGTGA